AGTTCGAGCGGTGTCTCGCGAAGGTCTGGGCGGGCAAGAATGAGCAGGCCCTGAACGAGTGCGCGGTCAAGTCGAACAATTTCGAAGCGTATCGGACGTGCCTTGGCGCGATCTACCTGGCCGACAGTGCCAGCCCCTATGTGCGGTGCGCCGCTCGGAAGGGATCCGCGGAGGAGATCGCGGCTTGCATTGCCAACGAAGTCACACGTGAGCGGTTCCCGTCGTACGTCGCCTGTGCGGAGCAGGCGTCCGGGAACCCGGTGCAGACCGCTAGTTGCCTCTCAGGTTCTTTCGCCGGCGCGAAAGAGAAGGAAATGCTGGGGTGTATCGCCGAATCCCCCGCCGACGTACCGAGTATCACTCGCTGTATAAGCGCTGGGACGATGGGTGAAAAGGAGCGCGCCTACCTCGAGTGCGCTGCTGCCTCCCAGGGAGACAAGACGCGGTGGGCGCTTTGCTTCGGACGTCACGCGCTCGGGAAGAACGAGCGCGCCTACCTTGAGTGTGCACTGCAGAAGGCGCCGAACACCTCTGTGGCCGCGTGCGTGGGGCGCGCTTATCTCGGTTCGAGTAAGCAGCACGCGATGCTTCTGTGTGCGGTGAATGCGGGCGACTCGGCGACCGATCTGGCGGCATGTCTCGGAGACGGCGCACTCGGCGAGCGTGAGCGGGCCATCTTCGATTGCGCGAGACAGGGGAATGCGCAGGGGGTCGCCGCGTGCGTAGGCAAGCAGTTCCTCGGGCCGGACCAGCAGCAATTTGTTCAATGCGCTGTCGACAACCAGTACAATTTAGGAACCACTGCAGTGTGCGCGATGGGCCCGAAGCTTGGTCTCAACCCGGAAACACAGATTGCTCTGACCTGTGCTGCCACCAGCGGCGGCGAACCAACGGTGTTCGCCTCGTGTACAGGGGGCCAGCTTGCGCAGCGCGAACTCGACAAGTGCTGGCAGGGCGGTGTCGGTACCAAGGATGGGTGCTACGGGCCGAACAACTCGTTGCGGAAGTTCTTCGACAACGTCGACAGCGAAGTGCGCACGATGCTGGGTGAAAAGAACGCGCTCTATGGTGCTTACAAAGCGTACCACCAGAACGTGCTCTCCCCCGGGCGGAACCACGAGTTCGTGAAACTGCTGAACTCCGGGATCAATGACCTGCGCAATGGCGCAGGCCCAAATCACGAGGTCCGTAAGGCGGGCAAGGCCGTGGAGAAGGCGTTCCACAAGGTCAGCAAGGCCACGCGTATCAAGATCAAGTGGTGAGCAAGGGGGGACGGTAGCGGGTGCTGACGGGGACTAATCCCTCCTCGGGTAAGTCAGTTAAGGGTGCGCCCTGCATGGCGGAGGACGCCTCGCAGGGCCGCCTTGACCCAATATCCCGAGGGGAATTAATACTACCCGGTTGCGAGAGGGCCCGAGGAGGAGCGGGGGCGCCGATGCTACGCATGCAGAGGGGGCAGTGGCCGATACGCCGTAGCGGCAAGTGCTGAAGACGGCGGCGCACCTGGGGCAGTGTCCAGGGCGTCCGCCTCCGGTGAGAACACGGGCCATCCGAGGTTAATTCCGAAGTGACCTCGTAGTATTAGGGGGATGGTCTTGATTGTTGTGCCTTGCGTCTCAGGGACGCGCGGAGCTCCCGAAGTCTGGCCGCATGTTCCGTTTCTTCGATTTTGATTTGTGCGCTGAACTGCCATCTTCCGTCAGCGGTCAAGGCAAATTTCTTGTCGCCACCGAGCGCGCGCCGCAATTGGGTGCTTGGGTTTTGTGCTCGCGACTTGTGACCAGCACGCTGCAGTTGCTGTGCTATCTCATGGAGCGCAAGGGGCTCATCAGCGAGGCAGAAAATCCTGAGTAGGTGTTGTTTTAGCGTTAGCTTCTTTTGACGCTCCAGTAGCCTTTCGATCTGTGCGGACAGGCCTGCCGACTTTTCTCCAGAGTCGCGCAAATCGTCAAAGAAAGTCTTGAACGGCCACTCTGGGTTCGATTTCTGGGATTCAGGGGGAGGCTCTTCCAGAGTTGATGCGAGACATAGCGTGGCTACCGCAAGGCCCCCGAAAGTCAATCCCGCGAACCATTTCATGGGGGTGGAAAGGTTCGCGAACCCTTCGAACGCGCCTTTGATGGTGGCTGCCGTAAGCATTGTCCCCGTTGAAACCAGGCTATGCATTCCGGCGTGTTTCACTGCTGCGCGTGCATATTCTCGTAGGAGACGCACGAGATCCGCGTCATTAAGACCAAGGCGCGGGTAATCCGTCTCGTTCCAGTCGTTGTCTCTGCTTATAATTACATCCAGACCGAGTTCTTCGAATAGCTGTGCATGCGGAACGTCTGTTGGGTCGCGAGCAAGGAGTCGCTGGATATTGACAGACTTTCTATCGCTCGGCTCGAAAAAGTAGATCTTTTCAAGAATCGCCTGCTTGGCAGATTCAATCCGCTCGCTGGGGGCTTTGCACGGAAAAGTTGGGAGGTTCCTTATGACTTCTTCTTTTACTAGAGTCGTGGCAAATGCGCGCAGTACACCTGCGTTGACCGCCTCTTCAAGGTTGGTCAGTGCCAAGGGATTCTTGAGCTGAGCCCTGCACGAGATGGTTGAGAGCACCACGTTCGTATCGACCAGCGCGAAGATCGGGCTGATGACTGGTGGTGGAGCCTTGAGACCCGGGAGCTCTGGCCCGCCCGTCAAGTGCCGAAGATCGTTTGAGCGGAACTCAAGGAGCTTCTTGTTCTGCATTTCGGTTGGCTCCAATCCTTGGAGAAAAGGGTTCACTAAGGACGTAGGACCCGCACGGGCCTCAGTGGCGCCAGTTGCTTGAGCCACAGCCCTGGGTGGTTTGCCCGGTGTTGCCCCACGTGCTGCTTGCGCTCGTCCACCACCGTGACAACGGACTGAAGCTTGCGTCCCATGGGCATTTGACCCAGTGGCAACGAGACGAAGAGGGGCTGTGTTACGTCGTTCGTCGCGGGTAGCACCCGAAGAGGTGCTGCGGTGTGGCTCCAGCCTGCTCCATCGTGAACGACATGGCTGACGGTAGTGGGCAGCAACTGGCGGCCAGTGATGCGCACCGTGTATTCAAAGCGGGCCGACAGGGGCGCTCCAGGCTGTGCTGGCAACTGCATCGGCTCCTGGCGAAACCAAGCTCCCCCAAGGGGCAGATGCACATCGGTGAGCGCCATGGGGAGGTCGTCCAAGTCCCCGCTCCCCTGCGGCAACGGATCTCGGTTGCCGTGAAGAAGCGCGGCTGCCTCGGAGAGGATGCGTGCGGCGGAGACGCCCTGCTCACTAAGGTCCGGCCACGCACTGCGAGCGGCTTTCAGCAGAGCCGTAGTGAAGACGCCCTGGGCATTGCGCTCCTTCGCGTTCGTCTGCCGGTCCACAGCGGTGAGGACCCGGAGCCCAGGGTGCGCACGTTGCAACAGCTCAAGATAGATGGCGGCGGAGTCGTCCGGGGCGGGCAGCCCCGCGACTCCATCGAAGTATTGGTGGACGGCACCGGCTTGGCACGCGTCCAGAACGAGGAGATGCCAGTCAGCCCGGATGGATCGAATGGCGAAGGCGAGCTCCGTAAATTCCATCAGCCCGTCCCACGCGAGGATGCCCTGATGGGAACCGTGCCCCGCGAAGTAGACGACGACCTGCTCCCAGGTGTCGTTGGCTGCCCACCTAAGCACCCCCCGAAGGTTTTCGAGAGTCGCCGACTCGTTCTTCACAAGGGTGACCTGGTCGAAGCTTCCGCCGCAGGCCGAGCGGAGGAAGCGCGCGAAGCGCTGGGCGTCTCCCACGCAACCGGAAAGCCGCGACTGAGGCGGCGGGTAGGCGTCGATTCCGACGACGATAGCGAGGCGCTTCATCCAGATGTATGCCATGGTTGAACTCTCCCGGGGCGAGAGCAGATAAGTATTACTGCGGCTTCCGACGCACGGAACGCCTGTTCAGGAGAGTACGGCGGGTAGACGAGTCACACAACGACTCCGGAAGGCGGAAACGTCCGCTAGCAACCTCTATGAGGCAGCCAGTGTAGATAGTTGTGCACTGGCAGGGCGCCCGTTCCATCGTCAGGTTGCCTTCTCGCTCAGGGGCTCCATTAGACCCGTCGCCCGGGTATTTGCCCCTGCAACGCTGCGGAGCCCAGCGCGGCCATTCAAGGCGGCTTCGGTTAGGTGCCCTCAGGGCAGCCGTTGAGCTGGCCAGCTTGCGCACGGCACGCGCACGACGTCCCCCCGCTGGGGCGGGGGAATGGCACAGGCCACCCACCACGGCAGTTGGAGGTGACGGGTTGGGCCGAGGTAGGAGTGCGAGAGGGGCACGCAGGGCCAGTGCGGTCGAGGCGAGCCCAGCGTCTACTGCGGCATGGGCCCTAGCAGGCCAGTTCTCCGCGGGAGCCTGTCTGCACTGCAGACGGGCGAAGCGCCATTGTGCCTAGCGCCGTGCAGGAGTTGTCCGGCGTGCCAACGCCTCGGCACGGCGCGGTTGCTCAGGCAGGGAACTCGGGGGACTCATAGCCGCAGCGTGGGCAGGGCGGGCAGCGGCGAGAGCCACGTTACCGGGGCCAGCCCTTAATTTTCCGGATAACCCATACTGTGCAGTTACCTTTAGGCCGGTACGTTCGGCCGTCGGCCCAGCTACCTGTCCAGTTGGTCATGTGCTGCTACTCCACGAGGTGGGGAAGTGGTACTGCGAGGAGGCTGTGAGGGGGTTGAGGTGGGTACTTCAGAGGGGGGCAGAAGTGGGTACCAAGTGCGGTGTTTGGGTGGGTACCGCGCGGGGTGTGTACCAAATGGCCCCACGGGCGCTGCAGGAGTGCAATGTGGGTCGCAGGCCGGTAGGCTGGTGAGGCTGCGAACGCACGAGTGGCGAAACTGGCAGACGCAGCGGACTTAAAATCCGCTGGCCCGAAGGGGCCGTCCGGGTTCGATCCCCGGCTCGTGCATTCCTAAGTGGTTGAACTCACTGAGGATTCTCTCCCGTCCCGCGCCATGTGCCCTTCTCTTCTGGACGGCCTTGAGCGGCACGCCGCGCGTGACGAGCCAGTCAGAAGGGACGGGAGAGGGCGGAGCATTTTCTTTGGCCGACGCCGCCACCTATGAGCGCGAACAGAAGGCCGAAGCAACCTCGAGGAGTTCCCCGAGGCGCCGTCTCACGGAAAGGCGGATAGGGGCTCCGTTGAGGGGGCTGGTGCACAGGGGCCGAGGAGGGCCGCGACCGGGTGACACACGCAGGCTGGGCGCCGGGCCGGTGGAGAGGCCGTGCAGCCGCTTCAAAAAAAGCACGGGCTCGCGATGGCTTTCACCCGCTTGCGGCGTCTCGGAGCGTTGCGAGAACCGGTTCCAAGCAGCCTTCCGCATCTATTGGTTCGCTGCCGTGTCTGGGCCAGAAGTGAACCCCCGCTTCTACAATCGGGAGAGCCACTCGGGCGGGAAGCCACGCACCTCCATGCGCCCCTCCGCGTCCAGCACCACCTCGAACTGGTTGGCCTCGTCCAGGACGAGTGCCGCATACCGTGGGCCCAGGGGCAACACCCGTTGGTTGCGCGAGCCACGCCAGCGAAGGCCCGTATCCCGCTCGGCTTCGTGGTAGCGCCCGGTGACGATGAGATCCGTCCGCTCGAGCACGGCCCGCCGGGCGGGGGTGGTGAGCTCGTCGAGCTCGTACCCGGTGAAGGTCATGACCGAGAGCCCCGCGCTGCGCACCCGCTCGAGAAAGGGAAGGAGTTGCTCGGCCTGATCCATCGGCTCACCGCCGAGCAGTGTCACCCCTTCGAGCCCGGGCTCCGAGAGCACTCGGGCCGCGAGCGCTTCCACGTCCCACACATCACGCGGCCGGAACTTCCACGTGTCCCGGTTCCAACACCCGGGACAGTGGAGGGAGCACCCCTGCACCCAGAGCGCGAACCGGACACCCGGGCCATAGATGTGGCTGCGGGGGGCGAATCCCGCCAGGTTGAGCGTCCCGGCCATCAGTACGTGCGCCTCACCAGAACGAGTTGGAGCTCCTCTCCGCGGCGCTCCTCGCGGACGCTGTAGCCCATCTCCCGGGCCCTGGCCGTAATGGCTTCGCGGCGCGCTTCCACCAGGGCCCGCCGTGCCTCTTCCCGCCGGCGCTCCTCCTCCAGGCGTCGAACCTCGGCCAGCCTCGCGAGCTGGCGCTCCCGGGCCTCTCCGTAGGCCGTCTCGAGCCGCCGCTCCCAATCCGCGTGGACGGAGGTCGCGGGACGGCGGAGGATCCACCCCCCATGCCGTCGCTCCAGGCGGAGGGGCTCCGCTGCCACCCGCACGGTGATGCGGTCCTGCTCCACGGAGTAGTGCGTGCCGAGCGCCTCGAGCGCCTCCATCATGCAGGCCTCGTCGGTGAGGGGCGCGAGGGACTCCACCCAACGCAGGCTCATGGCTTTCCCCTCGTCACGTGGGCCGTCCGGGTCGTGTGGACCTCTGGCTCCTTCTCGCGAGCCTCCGCCGTGGGCGTCACCTCGTGGAGGGAGGCGATGTCCGAGAGCAGGGCCTCGAGCTCCACCTCACACGCGCTCCCCTTCAATCCGCGTGTCTCCGCCCGGAGCGACCCATCCGCGGCAATCACCACCGTCATGCGCTCCTCCTTCATCGTGCCCCTCCTGCTCCCGGAGCCGCGGGAGCGACGAGCCTGGCCTGGAGCCGGTTGGCCTCACGCTGCCCCTGTGCCACTTCTTCCCAGGTCTGTATCACCAGGTAATCCTTGCCCCCGTGCTCCACGAGTTGCCCGAGCGAAGGCAGCGCCCGTTCCGGCACCTGGATGCTCCGCTTGGGGGCCGCGGCGGGAACGAACGCCGGACCGCGTGGGCCCGGGGTGGCGGCCGTTGTCCCTGGCAGCAGCTCGGAGGGCCGCTGGCGCAGCTCGAAGGGCTTGTCCTTCACGGCCTGCTGACGCTTCAGCTCGCCCTGGAGCTCATGGAGCCTCTTCTTCTGCTCCTTCTGCTGGTCCTTCAGCTTCCGCTCGTGAGCCTTGCGATCCTCTGGCGACAGGTCCGGCGGCTCCTGCTGGCTCTCGAGCGCCTGGAGCCGCTGCTGCGCCTCGGCGAGCTGTGCCTGGAGCCTCGCGAGCTTCTCGGTGGCCTCCTGGACGGCACGCGCGTGCTCCTCGCGCTGCGCGAGCTCCTCCAGCCGGCGCTCCTCCTTGTGGGCCTCCGTCTTCATGTCGAGGTCGAGCTGCGAGAGCTGGTGCTCGCATTCCGCGAGCGCGTCCAGCAGCGCGCCCGCCGCCTCGGGTCCGAGCCCCGAGGGGGGAAGCTGCCGCTCGAGCTCCTCGAGCCGGGCGTGTAGCTTCGAGCCCCGTTTCTCGAAGCCCAGCAGATTGCCGAGGAGGTTCACGAAGCGCGCGCCCATGCTCTTGCGCTGCTGCTCGAACCCGGTGAGCAGGCCCCGAAGCGTGTCGAGCTGCGCGCGGGCGCGCTCGTCACAGTTCTTCCAGGCCTGGACGAGCCGGGCCGGTTTCGTCCCCGCCGGAGCCCGTGGCGGTTGCACCTGCCAGCGGTACCGCACGCGCCTCGCCAGGGGAGAGGGCGCTGGCAGGCTCGA
The sequence above is drawn from the Archangium gephyra genome and encodes:
- a CDS encoding caspase family protein: MAYIWMKRLAIVVGIDAYPPPQSRLSGCVGDAQRFARFLRSACGGSFDQVTLVKNESATLENLRGVLRWAANDTWEQVVVYFAGHGSHQGILAWDGLMEFTELAFAIRSIRADWHLLVLDACQAGAVHQYFDGVAGLPAPDDSAAIYLELLQRAHPGLRVLTAVDRQTNAKERNAQGVFTTALLKAARSAWPDLSEQGVSAARILSEAAALLHGNRDPLPQGSGDLDDLPMALTDVHLPLGGAWFRQEPMQLPAQPGAPLSARFEYTVRITGRQLLPTTVSHVVHDGAGWSHTAAPLRVLPATNDVTQPLFVSLPLGQMPMGRKLQSVVTVVDERKQHVGQHRANHPGLWLKQLAPLRPVRVLRP
- a CDS encoding 4Fe-4S single cluster domain-containing protein — its product is MAGTLNLAGFAPRSHIYGPGVRFALWVQGCSLHCPGCWNRDTWKFRPRDVWDVEALAARVLSEPGLEGVTLLGGEPMDQAEQLLPFLERVRSAGLSVMTFTGYELDELTTPARRAVLERTDLIVTGRYHEAERDTGLRWRGSRNQRVLPLGPRYAALVLDEANQFEVVLDAEGRMEVRGFPPEWLSRL
- a CDS encoding DUF2997 domain-containing protein, whose product is MKEERMTVVIAADGSLRAETRGLKGSACEVELEALLSDIASLHEVTPTAEAREKEPEVHTTRTAHVTRGKP